A window of Candidatus Nitrospira allomarina genomic DNA:
GTTTTACAAGATTTTAAAAGAGAGAATAGAATTTCCTCCCTATTAGACCAGAGGGCTTTGTTACTTGAACAACGACAAAATTTAGACAGCAGATTGAAATCTAATGAAGATGAAGTAAAGGGATTAGGCTCAAAGATTTTTTCTATCAGGGACCAATTAAAGGATATTGCTGAATACATTCCCATCATGACTGTCAACGAACAGCTTCATCAACGAATTGCAGAAACACGAAATGAGTATTTGGCTCTCAAGAGAAAGGAGCAGCAATTCCTAGGAAAATATCAGGAGAGCAGTCGAATAATTACCGACATTCGAGAAGAAATAGCTCTTATTCAGGCTTCGATCCAAGATCAGGAAGAGCAACTAAAAGATCAAGTCACCCGGGGAAGAAACCCTGTCTTTCAGGATCTTCAGCTCGCGCTTCTCAAAACCGAATCTGAAGTAAGCTCTCTCAATACCAAGCAAGAAGTTATCTTGAGACAAATTAAAGAGGTCGACACTCAAATTGTCCACTTGAATGCATTAGAGAAACAGTTTGATGCCCTTCAACGTGAGGTCCACAAAGATCAAGAAAATCTGCGAATGTATGTAGAAAAATTTGAAATGGCCCATGTCTCCACAGAAATGGACAACAGACAGATGGCCAATGTAAGCGTCATTCAGACGGCTTCTATCCCCATCCAACCCATCAAACCCAATAAGTCTTTTATATTGTGTTTTGGAATTGTGTTGGGGATGTTGAGCGGAACGGCTTGGGCCTTTGTGGCAGAGTTTTTCAAAGGGGGGTACACACGGCCGGAACAGGCTTCACTCGAGCAGGGAATCCCTGTTCTCACCAGCATTAGATATAAAAGCTAAATCCAACGCAAGCCCAGGCGAGGACGACATTCTGCAGGTTGACACCATCATCGTCTCCGTATCACTCAAAAAAACACAAGGCACCTTACTTTTAAGAAGTTCACCTAACTTAGCGGACTTATGAGCTTATGTCCGCCAACACCTGACGGACCGTTTCCATGTCCTCCGATTCCGATGACCGATTCATCGCTTTTTCAAAATACTGTTTAGCCATTATTCGATCACCTGCCTTGAGGGTCACCATTCCCAAATGATAGTTAAGCAATCCATGATCGGGTGCCTTACTCAATGCTTTCGTTAATACCCTGGTTGCCTCCTCATTGAGACCTATTTTGAAATACACCCAGGCCAATGTATCAAGCAGAAACGGGTTCTGCGTTCTGGCTTCAAAGTTCCGGGTCAAATCAACCGCGTATGCCAAACTTTGGACATCCCCCTTTTCTTCTGCCAATAAGAACGCTAAATTATTCGCTGCCAGAACATCATGGGGGGAATGATTCAACACCAATTCGTACTGCCGAATCGCCAGGTCAATTTGTCCATTGGCTTGATAAAAGGAGGCTAATGCCTTCAACAAAATGGGAGATTGGACATGGATGGTTAACCCCTCATTTAACATATCGATCGCTTCTCTTTTTCTGCCCAGAGACCAACTTACCATGGCCCAATCTTTCCAGGGCTCAACCCACATGGGATTTCCCTCCATTTGCTTCCGATACGCAGAAAGGGCAGACGCCCTATCATGCAATTGAACGAACACGGCACCTAATAGCCCCCATGCAAATGGATGGCCGGAATGGCTTCCCACTAGCTTCTGGAGATAATCCCGTGCGTGCTCTGGCTGTCGTTGCTCGAGATACGCATGGATTAACGCTGCCAAAGGAGCCATCGCATGAAGCTTGGCTTGTTGAGCCCCAGTAAAAGCCTGCACAGCGAGATCCCATTGCTGAAGTCCGGAAGCGAGAATTCCTTTTGCTAGGTCCACCTGATAGCCAGACCAGACTGATTCCTCGAAACGGGCAATCATTCCATCTCCCTCTGCCCATTGCCGTTGAGCCAATTTTATCTGGAAAAGCGACCATGCGGCTTCAGGATGAGTGGGAACCACTTGAAGAATGGATTCCAGATATTGTTGAGCCTTTTCTAAATGGCCCTGTCGAGCAGAGAGGCGGGCCAACGCCGAAAAGACGTCAAGCTGTCGGGAGTTGAGCGCCACAGATTTTTCCAAATTTTCCTGATTCAGCTCAAACTCTCGGGCCAACATATGCGCCTGCCCCAATACCCTCTGAATATCCCTATTATTAGGCTCATCTCTTAAGACAATTCGAAATGTTCCGACCGCCGGGCTGCTCTGGTTTTGCGCTACATTCAATTCGCCTTTTAGAAGCAACGCATCAAAATGACCGGGGTACTCTTCCAACACGCTTGCCAAGCGGATCTGCGCTGCTCTTGGATTCTCCTCAGCAACATCAAGCTTGGCCAATTCAACTTCCGCCTTTATGCCCTGCTCACTCGTCTCCGCTTCAAGAACAATCGCTTCGTACATCTTACGGGCCTTTTGGAATTCTTGAATATGCTCAAAATGCGCACCCAAAAGAAACCGGAGGGTAAACGAGTGAGGTAAGACTTGAAGCGACTCTTCCAGCAAAGCTTCCCGCTGTGAGCTATCAGCAAACATAACCAAACTCTTCCAACGCCGCTCATCGTTGGGATCCAGCGCCACCCCTTCACGTAGAAGGGCCAAGACTTTGTCGGGCTTCCCCAGGTGCCGATACAGCCCGGCCAGCTTGTCGCGATGTGCATACCCACGCGGTTCTTTGGCGAGCAATTGGAGATAGATAGCTTCCGCCTTGTCAAAAGCCTTCATCCCGATCGAGATCGTCGCCAAATAATTCAGGAGATCGACATGATCGGGGTGGACCTTCAATCCTAATTGGAGAACCGATCGAGCCTTGTCCAATTCACGATTGGCCGAAAAAATCGCGGCGAGCATCAACAGAATATTGGAATCAGTGGGAAGTTGCTCAAGAAGAGAGTCTGCTTTTGTAAGGGCCCTGGAGTGCTCTCCGCGGAGAAACCACACACAGACTTGAAGAGTATGCCCAAAGACATCATGAGGATCACGGGCCAATATGGAATCAGATAAGCCCTCCAATTCTTTGATGTCTTTCGCGGCTAAATAAAATCGCGCCAATCGTCCCACAGCCGCCTGGTGAGTAGGATCTAATTCGACGCCCCTCGCATACTGACGAAAGGCTTTTGGCCAATTGGCCTCTTTCTCCGAAACTTGCCCAGCCAGGAAATACACATGAGGGTCCTGGGGATCAATCCTGAGGGCATTTCGCAAGGCCACCCTGGCTTGTGGAAAATTATCTTCCTGAATGAATTTTTTAGCCTTGGTCACGAAAGAGGCTTTCCGTTCTTCCG
This region includes:
- a CDS encoding GumC family protein, yielding MSTHPSQSSRHNHEIDYFSIRDILTILFKHRYEIIAIFVFFTIISLIISMKMTPIYRAESSLMVKVGREHMYSAEVGDQNPKMVFDLETLIDPEITILTSRDLSRKVVEAIGVKNLYPEIFEENELTISPLEAALINFSGNLSVTRSGKSNVILVNFEHAIPEIAARAVNLLGEFWKEKHLAIFSNPQASFLEDQVETFREKLEQSETVLQDFKRENRISSLLDQRALLLEQRQNLDSRLKSNEDEVKGLGSKIFSIRDQLKDIAEYIPIMTVNEQLHQRIAETRNEYLALKRKEQQFLGKYQESSRIITDIREEIALIQASIQDQEEQLKDQVTRGRNPVFQDLQLALLKTESEVSSLNTKQEVILRQIKEVDTQIVHLNALEKQFDALQREVHKDQENLRMYVEKFEMAHVSTEMDNRQMANVSVIQTASIPIQPIKPNKSFILCFGIVLGMLSGTAWAFVAEFFKGGYTRPEQASLEQGIPVLTSIRYKS
- a CDS encoding tetratricopeptide repeat protein yields the protein MSIPLAKWGNLFLSVIILYGCGSAEERKASFVTKAKKFIQEDNFPQARVALRNALRIDPQDPHVYFLAGQVSEKEANWPKAFRQYARGVELDPTHQAAVGRLARFYLAAKDIKELEGLSDSILARDPHDVFGHTLQVCVWFLRGEHSRALTKADSLLEQLPTDSNILLMLAAIFSANRELDKARSVLQLGLKVHPDHVDLLNYLATISIGMKAFDKAEAIYLQLLAKEPRGYAHRDKLAGLYRHLGKPDKVLALLREGVALDPNDERRWKSLVMFADSSQREALLEESLQVLPHSFTLRFLLGAHFEHIQEFQKARKMYEAIVLEAETSEQGIKAEVELAKLDVAEENPRAAQIRLASVLEEYPGHFDALLLKGELNVAQNQSSPAVGTFRIVLRDEPNNRDIQRVLGQAHMLAREFELNQENLEKSVALNSRQLDVFSALARLSARQGHLEKAQQYLESILQVVPTHPEAAWSLFQIKLAQRQWAEGDGMIARFEESVWSGYQVDLAKGILASGLQQWDLAVQAFTGAQQAKLHAMAPLAALIHAYLEQRQPEHARDYLQKLVGSHSGHPFAWGLLGAVFVQLHDRASALSAYRKQMEGNPMWVEPWKDWAMVSWSLGRKREAIDMLNEGLTIHVQSPILLKALASFYQANGQIDLAIRQYELVLNHSPHDVLAANNLAFLLAEEKGDVQSLAYAVDLTRNFEARTQNPFLLDTLAWVYFKIGLNEEATRVLTKALSKAPDHGLLNYHLGMVTLKAGDRIMAKQYFEKAMNRSSESEDMETVRQVLADISS